The following coding sequences lie in one Haematobia irritans isolate KBUSLIRL chromosome 3, ASM5000362v1, whole genome shotgun sequence genomic window:
- the LOC142230961 gene encoding uncharacterized protein LOC142230961, protein MKLFVAASFALLALASADVSHLSKSYLPPVQQQSYSAPAEHHSYSAPSNEYLPPVQQTYTAPAVSYSAPAVHQTYSAPSVSYSAPAVQTTYSAPTVQTTYSAPAVHSTYSAPAVQSTYSAPAVQSYTSYSSAPAVQQSYTVQEQQYSAPSNEYLPPTQHSYSTASVQQTYSAPSVSYSAPAVQQTYSAPASYQQQSYTSSSAGSYSGADVGTQYASNGGYIYKRKMKCSALFCPTNVVRKSSAYKVLAEERHLRLSIGMINFFVVASFALLALASADVSHLNKSYLPPFQHKSYGAPVEHHSYTAPSKEYLPPVHQAYIAPAVSYSAPAVHQTYSAPSVSYSAPAVQTTYSAPTVQTTYSAPAVHSTYSAPAVQSTYSAPAVQSYTSYSSAPAVQQSYTVQEQQYSAPSNEYLPPTQHSYSTASVQQTYSAPSVSYSAPAVQQSYTSSSAGSYSGADVGTQYASNGGYIYKRK, encoded by the exons ATG aaacttTTCGTTGCCGCTTCTTTTGCCCTTTTAGCCTTGGCTTCCGCTGATGTAAGCCATTTGTCCAAGAGCTATTTGCCTCCTGTACAACAGCAATCGTATTCTGCTCCAGCTGAACATCACTCTTATTCTGCCCCCTCGAACGAGTACTTGCCTCCTGTGCAACAGACATATACTGCTCCTGCTGTCAGCTATTCTGCTCCTGCTGTTCATCAAACCTACTCGGCTCCCTCAGTTAGCTACTCTGCTCCTGCTGTGCAAACCACTTACTCTGCTCCTACTGTCCAAACTACCTACTCTGCCCCAGCTGTTCACAGCACCTATTCTGCTCCAGCCGTCCAAAGCACCTACTCCGCCCCTGCTGTTCAATCTTACACCTCCTACTCCTCTGCTCCAGCTGTTCAACAATCTTACACTGTGCAAGAACAACAATACTCAGCTCCTTCCAACGAATACTTGCCTCCTACTCAACACTCTTACTCCACTGCCTCCGTTCAACAGACCTACTCTGCTCCTTCAGTTAGCTACAGTGCTCCAGCTGTTCAACAGACCTACTCTGCTCCCGCATCATACCAACAACAGTCCTACACTTCCAGTTCCGCTGGCAGTTATTCCGGTGCTGATGTTGGTACTCAATATGCTTCCAATGGTGGTTACATTTACAAGAGGAA AATGAAATGCTCTGCCCTGTTCTGCCCTACAAATGTTGTGAGGAAAAGTAGTGCCtaca AAGTGTTGGCAGAGGAACGTCATTTGCGTTTGAGCATTGGTATGATA aattttttcgtTGTCGCTTCCTTTGCCCTCTTAGCCCTGGCTTCTGCCGATGTAAGCCATTTGAACAAGAGCTATTTGCCTCCTTTCCAACACAAATCGTATGGTGCTCCTGTTGAACATCACTCTTATACTGCCCCCTCGAAGGAGTATTTACCTCCTGTGCATCAGGCATATATTGCTCCTGCTGTCAGCTATTCTGCTCCTGCTGTTCATCAAACCTACTCGGCTCCCTCAGTTAGCTACTCTGCTCCTGCTGTGCAAACCACTTACTCTGCTCCTACTGTCCAAACTACCTACTCTGCCCCAGCTGTTCACAGCACCTATTCTGCTCCAGCCGTCCAAAGCACCTACTCCGCCCCTGCTGTTCAATCTTACACCTCCTACTCCTCTGCTCCAGCTGTTCAACAATCCTACACTGTGCAAGAACAGCAATATTCAGCTCCATCCAACGAATACTTGCCTCCTACTCAACACTCTTACTCCACTGCCTCCGTTCAACAGACCTACTCTGCTCCTTCAGTTAGCTACAGTGCTCCAGCTGTTCAACAGTCCTATACATCCAGTTCCGCTGGCAGTTATTCCGGTGCTGATGTTGGTACTCAATATGCTTCCAATGGTGGTTACATTTACAAGAGGAAATAA